A region of Marnyiella aurantia DNA encodes the following proteins:
- the meaB gene encoding methylmalonyl Co-A mutase-associated GTPase MeaB: MDITNEVLIEGIRSGNKRLLAKAITLVESKKPEHREQAEALLQEIMPFSGNSVRIGITGVPGAGKSTFIESFGKLAIEKGHKVAVLAIDPSSSLNKGSILGDKTRMEELAREENAFIRPSPSSGFLGGIANTTFETMLLCEAAGYDCILIETVGVGQSEVLVSEITDVFLFLKIIGGGDELQGIKRGIMEMVDLIFINKVDSENILAAKRTKTELMRALHFLHPKEKDWKVPVVLGSALNHEGLKDVYSNIERFIELKRKSGRFQEVRMLQAAHRFEFWVQEYIRIMTQKENSAENLFIQHKKNASELKGNPSSEAKKFVNEILKKTIS, encoded by the coding sequence ATGGACATAACAAATGAGGTTTTAATTGAGGGAATTCGAAGTGGAAACAAACGCTTACTGGCCAAAGCCATTACGCTTGTAGAGAGCAAGAAGCCCGAACACCGGGAACAGGCCGAAGCTTTACTTCAGGAAATAATGCCTTTTTCAGGAAACTCCGTCAGAATCGGTATCACCGGCGTACCGGGCGCAGGTAAATCTACATTCATTGAAAGCTTTGGAAAACTGGCTATAGAAAAAGGACATAAGGTTGCTGTCCTGGCCATTGATCCCAGTTCTTCATTAAATAAAGGTTCTATACTGGGCGATAAAACCCGCATGGAAGAACTCGCCCGGGAAGAAAATGCCTTTATCCGGCCTTCACCCAGTTCAGGATTTCTTGGAGGAATTGCCAATACTACTTTCGAGACGATGCTTCTGTGTGAGGCTGCAGGTTATGACTGCATACTGATTGAGACGGTAGGGGTGGGCCAGAGCGAAGTTTTGGTTTCCGAAATAACTGATGTTTTCCTTTTCCTGAAAATCATTGGGGGCGGCGATGAGCTTCAGGGCATAAAGCGCGGAATAATGGAGATGGTAGACCTTATCTTCATCAACAAAGTAGATTCGGAAAACATACTCGCTGCCAAAAGGACAAAAACCGAACTGATGCGGGCACTACACTTTCTCCATCCTAAGGAAAAGGACTGGAAAGTGCCGGTAGTGCTGGGCTCAGCATTAAATCATGAAGGCCTTAAGGACGTGTACAGCAATATAGAACGCTTTATTGAACTTAAACGTAAGAGTGGCCGCTTCCAGGAAGTCAGAATGTTACAGGCAGCCCACCGTTTCGAATTCTGGGTACAGGAATATATCCGTATAATGACTCAAAAAGAAAATTCCGCAGAGAACTTATTTATTCAGCATAAAAAAAATGCCTCCGAACTGAAAGGCAATCCCAGTTCGGAAGCAAAGAAGTTTGTAAATGAAATACTGAAAAAGACTATTTCCTGA
- a CDS encoding DUF4251 domain-containing protein has product MKNIFLMIVGLGLFLNCSSQNYLEPAATQQLTSAGDFTFHAQKANAVGADINAVTNAIPNYTPTRLTTLDSGYTLVIEKEKLTCTLPYFGRLYNSNGYDTNKQSLRFTSEDFTVQKSTSKKGNAVFMIRPNDVSHISMINIEVYSNGKAFVSVDTTDRQPISYDGYIAANETVRK; this is encoded by the coding sequence ATGAAAAATATATTTTTAATGATTGTAGGCCTGGGACTGTTCCTGAACTGTTCTTCGCAAAACTACCTGGAGCCGGCAGCTACACAGCAACTTACAAGCGCCGGTGACTTCACCTTCCATGCACAGAAAGCAAATGCAGTAGGGGCGGATATTAATGCGGTTACCAACGCGATTCCGAATTATACGCCAACCCGATTGACTACTCTGGACAGTGGGTACACACTTGTTATAGAGAAGGAAAAACTGACCTGCACATTACCCTATTTCGGAAGGCTGTACAACAGCAATGGTTACGACACTAATAAACAGAGTTTACGGTTTACGTCTGAGGATTTTACAGTCCAGAAATCAACGTCTAAAAAAGGTAATGCAGTATTCATGATCAGGCCAAATGATGTTTCACATATCAGTATGATCAACATTGAAGTTTATAGCAATGGAAAAGCTTTTGTCTCTGTAGATACAACCGACCGCCAGCCAATATCTTATGACGGGTATATCGCTGCAAACGAAACTGTCAGGAAATAG
- a CDS encoding M48 family metallopeptidase translates to MKLINTIGIGAMMFAAVACSTNPITGRRSLQLANDAEIASMAAQEYQKTITQSKIISGTTQAKSVANVGTRIKNAAYNYYKTLGREGDLTNYQWEFKLIDNKQINAWCMPGGKVAVYTGIMPVTQNDTGLAVVMGHEVSHALAGHGNERISQAMVAQLGGAVIGSQVSGGQWGAIFEQVYPIGAQVGLMAYGRKQELEADQMGLYLMGMAGYDPRQAIPFWQRMESASTGAQRPPEFLSTHPGPENRQAALNSYMDKALTYYRAAGGK, encoded by the coding sequence ATGAAACTTATAAACACAATCGGAATAGGCGCCATGATGTTCGCGGCAGTTGCATGTTCAACTAATCCAATTACCGGAAGAAGATCTCTTCAGTTAGCAAATGATGCAGAAATTGCGTCAATGGCTGCCCAGGAGTATCAGAAAACAATAACCCAGTCTAAAATAATCAGCGGCACCACACAGGCAAAAAGTGTTGCCAATGTGGGAACACGTATAAAGAATGCGGCTTACAATTATTATAAAACCTTAGGACGCGAAGGCGACCTGACCAATTATCAGTGGGAGTTTAAACTTATTGACAACAAGCAGATTAATGCCTGGTGTATGCCTGGTGGTAAAGTGGCGGTATATACAGGTATTATGCCGGTTACACAAAATGATACAGGGCTGGCAGTTGTAATGGGCCATGAAGTTTCCCATGCATTAGCCGGACACGGTAACGAAAGAATTTCACAGGCTATGGTTGCCCAACTTGGTGGGGCGGTTATTGGTTCGCAGGTATCGGGCGGCCAATGGGGTGCTATTTTTGAGCAGGTTTATCCAATTGGTGCACAGGTAGGTCTTATGGCTTACGGGCGTAAACAGGAACTGGAAGCAGATCAGATGGGCCTATACCTTATGGGTATGGCAGGATACGATCCAAGACAGGCAATACCATTCTGGCAGCGTATGGAATCTGCCTCAACCGGAGCACAGCGTCCGCCGGAGTTCCTTTCCACTCACCCGGGGCCGGAAAACCGTCAGGCCGCATTAAATTCGTATATGGATAAAGCTCTGACTTATTACAGAGCAGCGGGCGGGAAATAA
- a CDS encoding outer membrane beta-barrel protein has product MKIKLLATALVFTSVCASAQVAVAVKAHGLFPAGKPTWESVKAGAEEAFEAEGKTNVGFNAGLSVKVNLVSGLFVMPELYYTTFTNELTEPITDSKIEAKSNRADLPVLLGYNVWGETVGIYAGPVASHNLSSENQYNDFKENAENNFTVGYQLGAQVKIRSIIISGRYEGSFSKDQREFINNNTDAVIRYDNRPSMLMAGLGYQF; this is encoded by the coding sequence ATGAAAATTAAACTATTAGCCACTGCGCTCGTCTTCACTTCTGTATGTGCATCCGCTCAGGTGGCGGTTGCTGTTAAAGCTCACGGTCTTTTTCCGGCGGGAAAACCAACCTGGGAAAGTGTAAAGGCAGGTGCCGAGGAGGCTTTTGAAGCTGAAGGTAAAACCAATGTAGGCTTTAACGCAGGTCTTTCCGTGAAGGTTAATCTGGTAAGCGGCCTATTTGTAATGCCTGAACTTTACTACACTACATTTACAAATGAACTTACCGAGCCAATCACTGACTCAAAGATTGAAGCAAAAAGTAACCGTGCAGACCTACCTGTGCTGTTAGGTTATAATGTATGGGGGGAGACAGTAGGGATTTATGCAGGTCCGGTAGCCAGCCACAACCTAAGCTCAGAAAACCAGTACAATGACTTTAAGGAAAACGCTGAAAATAACTTTACAGTAGGGTATCAACTCGGTGCTCAGGTTAAAATAAGGAGTATTATTATTTCCGGAAGATATGAAGGTTCTTTCTCCAAAGACCAGCGGGAGTTCATAAACAATAATACGGATGCTGTAATCCGCTATGATAACCGACCCAGTATGCTGATGGCTGGCTTGGGTTACCAATTCTAA
- a CDS encoding ABC transporter ATP-binding protein encodes MIEIKDLRKKFDETEVLKGISTTFETGKVNLIIGQSGSGKTVFLKSLLNVYEPTSGGILFDGRDITQMKREEKQILRAEIGTVFQGSALFDSMTVEENIMFPLDMFTNLTFREKKRRVFDVMGRVHLDKAGRKFPAEISGGMQKRVAIARAIVNNPKYLFCDEPNSGLDPYTANVIDDLLVDITKEYKTTTIINTHDMNSVMTIGEKIVYLRLGIKEWEGNKDNVITARNKNLIDFVYSSELFKELREYFLTNDKTSIENIVTNPKTDEN; translated from the coding sequence ATGATAGAAATTAAAGACCTCCGTAAAAAATTTGACGAAACTGAAGTCCTTAAAGGTATATCCACAACCTTTGAGACCGGCAAGGTAAATCTCATTATCGGGCAAAGTGGCTCCGGCAAGACTGTCTTTCTGAAATCGCTGCTCAATGTTTACGAACCTACGAGTGGTGGGATACTTTTTGACGGTCGCGATATTACACAAATGAAACGTGAGGAAAAGCAGATCCTGCGCGCCGAAATCGGCACTGTATTTCAGGGTAGTGCACTGTTTGACTCCATGACCGTGGAGGAAAACATTATGTTTCCGCTGGATATGTTTACCAACCTGACATTCAGGGAGAAGAAAAGACGGGTTTTTGATGTAATGGGAAGGGTACACCTGGATAAGGCGGGCAGAAAGTTTCCGGCAGAAATATCGGGCGGAATGCAGAAAAGAGTGGCCATTGCACGTGCCATTGTAAACAACCCGAAATACCTTTTCTGTGACGAACCTAATTCCGGTCTGGATCCGTACACTGCGAATGTTATTGATGATCTTTTGGTTGATATTACAAAGGAATACAAAACTACAACGATCATAAATACTCACGATATGAACTCGGTAATGACAATTGGCGAAAAAATTGTTTACCTGCGTCTGGGTATTAAGGAATGGGAAGGCAATAAGGATAATGTAATTACTGCACGCAATAAAAATCTTATTGACTTCGTTTATTCCTCAGAACTGTTTAAAGAACTCCGGGAATATTTCCTGACGAACGACAAAACATCCATTGAAAATATTGTAACTAATCCTAAGACTGATGAAAATTAA
- a CDS encoding MlaE family ABC transporter permease → MIKKFLTAFGEYFLLLGKAIRTPQKMSVFIKLFFREINDLGVNSFGLVVFTSVFVGAVTAIQMFNNFSSSSIPIPTPFIGYATKAVLVLEFSPTIISLILAGKVGSYIASSIGTMRVTEQIDALDIMGVNSPNFLILPKILACVIYNPLLIGLSMAVGIMGGFAAGELTGNWTISDFTTGVQMYMPMLFYYYAFIKTIVFAFIIASVPSFFGYNVSGGSLEVGRSSTQAVVWTMVFIIISELILTQIILG, encoded by the coding sequence ATGATTAAAAAGTTCCTAACCGCCTTCGGAGAATATTTTCTGCTGCTTGGAAAAGCCATAAGAACACCACAGAAAATGTCGGTTTTCATTAAACTTTTTTTCAGGGAAATAAATGATCTGGGTGTAAATTCATTTGGATTGGTAGTCTTCACTTCCGTCTTTGTAGGAGCCGTTACCGCCATCCAGATGTTCAATAATTTCAGTTCCTCATCTATACCGATCCCTACACCATTTATTGGATATGCAACTAAAGCGGTTCTCGTACTGGAATTTTCACCCACTATCATCAGCCTCATTCTTGCCGGTAAGGTGGGTTCTTATATCGCTTCCAGTATTGGTACGATGAGGGTTACAGAACAGATAGATGCATTGGATATTATGGGTGTAAACTCACCCAACTTTCTGATTTTGCCAAAGATACTGGCCTGCGTCATCTACAATCCGCTGCTTATAGGCTTAAGTATGGCGGTAGGTATTATGGGAGGGTTCGCAGCTGGCGAACTTACTGGCAACTGGACCATTTCGGATTTTACAACGGGGGTGCAAATGTATATGCCAATGCTGTTTTATTATTACGCATTTATTAAAACGATCGTTTTCGCCTTTATTATTGCCAGTGTTCCCTCTTTTTTTGGATATAACGTAAGCGGTGGCTCGCTGGAAGTAGGACGGTCCAGCACGCAGGCTGTAGTTTGGACCATGGTTTTCATCATTATTTCAGAATTAATATTAACACAGATTATTTTAGGGTAA
- a CDS encoding exopolysaccharide biosynthesis polyprenyl glycosylphosphotransferase produces the protein MQQLRFSRYFKGFIILLDILIIAAVFVFFFIRRNIDLKIKDIDWEQNSMSILLLTLFWILLSGRTRLYDIPRNLTYTLYLERIVTHILIFLFGIILLGKVSNNIFLKSERFDLAISIFIIFFLLKSAIFFLLKSIRSMGINIRNIMFLGAKSDALQILEEVLRTRNDYGLIIYDYPDGPVKTEELVEFWRQNGIYTLYMPADNAGISTEVRSEIFRQAELCKVRIALIPEVDHSNFFNYELNYIETQPVLTQAKFPLQYFTNFFLKRVWDLLFSLIILVTVCSWLFPFIALLIKLDSKGPVFFRQKRYGLHDRVFHCIKFRTMVVNGESTTRTTQKNDDRITAVGKFLRFTSIDEMPQFINVLLGHMSVVGPRPHMLLVDDYYKTRIGRYAIRSMVKPGITGLAQVNGLRGDYGDMSIEMKKRILADTFYVKNWSMVLDLVIILKTVFLVIGGDKKAG, from the coding sequence ATGCAACAACTTCGGTTTTCACGGTATTTTAAAGGATTCATTATTCTGCTCGATATACTGATTATCGCAGCAGTTTTTGTATTTTTCTTTATCCGACGAAATATTGACCTTAAGATAAAGGATATAGACTGGGAGCAGAACTCAATGTCTATCCTGCTGCTTACCCTTTTCTGGATACTGCTGAGTGGGCGAACGCGACTGTATGATATCCCCAGGAACCTTACCTATACGCTGTATCTTGAAAGGATAGTAACACATATTCTTATCTTTCTGTTCGGGATTATCCTGCTTGGAAAAGTGAGCAATAACATTTTTCTGAAAAGCGAACGTTTCGATTTGGCAATCAGCATATTCATCATCTTTTTCCTGCTAAAGTCTGCAATTTTCTTCCTGCTGAAGTCCATACGCAGTATGGGTATTAACATCCGGAATATAATGTTTCTGGGCGCGAAGAGTGATGCACTGCAAATTCTTGAAGAGGTGTTGCGCACCCGTAATGATTATGGTCTAATCATCTATGATTACCCGGATGGACCTGTAAAAACTGAAGAGCTTGTGGAATTCTGGCGTCAGAACGGAATCTACACACTGTATATGCCGGCTGATAATGCAGGTATATCAACCGAAGTACGAAGTGAAATTTTCCGCCAGGCGGAACTCTGCAAGGTTCGCATTGCACTTATTCCGGAAGTTGACCACAGTAATTTCTTCAATTATGAACTAAATTATATAGAAACACAGCCTGTACTTACACAAGCTAAATTCCCGCTGCAATATTTCACCAATTTCTTCCTGAAACGCGTTTGGGATCTTCTGTTTTCACTTATAATCCTTGTCACGGTCTGTTCATGGTTATTTCCTTTTATAGCACTGCTTATTAAGCTGGACAGCAAAGGACCGGTTTTCTTCAGGCAAAAGCGATATGGCCTGCATGACCGGGTTTTTCACTGCATAAAATTCCGCACGATGGTGGTTAATGGGGAATCTACTACCAGAACTACACAGAAGAACGATGACCGGATAACTGCAGTGGGAAAATTCCTCCGGTTTACGAGTATTGATGAAATGCCTCAGTTCATTAATGTCCTTCTGGGACATATGTCCGTCGTGGGGCCGCGGCCCCATATGCTGCTGGTGGATGACTACTATAAAACCCGTATCGGCCGGTACGCCATCCGGAGTATGGTAAAGCCGGGGATTACAGGTCTGGCACAGGTAAACGGGTTGCGGGGCGATTATGGCGATATGAGTATTGAAATGAAAAAACGCATTCTTGCTGACACCTTTTACGTAAAAAACTGGAGCATGGTCCTGGATTTGGTCATCATCTTAAAAACTGTATTTCTGGTGATTGGGGGAGACAAAAAAGCAGGCTGA